One Hevea brasiliensis isolate MT/VB/25A 57/8 chromosome 6, ASM3005281v1, whole genome shotgun sequence genomic window, GTTTGACTGTAAAGCTTGATACTCCTCTATCATAGCCTGTTTCCAACCTGGATGTGCAAGAGCACTCTTAACAGTTTTAGGCTCAGGAGGTATATCAGGAGATATAGACACATGTAAAGCATACTTTGGGTTTGGCTTAACTATTCCGGACTGTGACCTGGTGACCATCGAATGTCGAGGCTGCAATGCTTCGTCCTGAACTTGTTCGGTGATATTTCAGCCAAAGATGATGAGCAGACTTGAGAAGCAACTCTTCTTGATCCGTATGAAGCGTTGGTAGGCGATTACATTACCATCAATCATAGAAGTACCAGGTACATGAGTATTAGTTGGAGATGACAAAAACACCGAGTCTGATTCAATTGCAGCAACTTGTTTACCAACAACGTCCTCTGCTGCTAAGGAATTTTGAACTGTGTCTTCAACTCTATTTGATAAAAACAATGGAGGTGGAGACAATTGCTCTGTTCACTGTTCTAGATGCATCCGTCATCTTGAAGCGACATCGGAGTGTGAATGATGAGTGCTAGTGGAGACTCACTTGTAGGATCGGTCTGTTTCATGATCTCCTATAGTCCGATTGTCATGTGTTCTTTGGTATAGGAACCGTAATACATCCGACCTGCACTTTCTTGAACTTAGTGGAAAATCGGTAATCTCGTGGATGGTAACCAAGAATCCATAAGCTTGTCAACAAACATTTTATTAGGAGATGCAGATTTATACGGAAAAACATTTTCATCAAAGCTCACATGTCGagatattattattttcttagtttTGGGATTGAAACATTTGTAAGCTTTGTGTTTTTCACTATACCCTATAAAAACACATAAACAAGACTTAGGATCAAACTTATGACCTCTTGTGTCCCATATATATGGAAAACACTTAGAACCAAAGACACGTAGGGAGCTATAATCAAAATGAGTTCCATGCAATTTAAAATATGGTGTTTCATTCCCTATGCAGTAGGCAAcctatttattaaaaaaacagCAGTTTGAAAAGCATCGACCCACATAGACAATGGCACATGACTATGATACATCATCGTCAATCCTAATTCACGAATAAAACGGTGTCGTCGTTCGACAGCACCTGTTTGCTCGGGTGTATGAGGACACGACACTTGATGTTTAATACCTTGTGAAAGAAAATGTGAAGATAAAGCATTATTCAAAAACTCACCTCCTCCATCGGAATGGAAAACCTTGATGGTCTTCCCAAATTGTCTTAGCACAAACTGTTCAAAAGCTTTATAAGCAAcaaagaaatccgattttttctTTAGTGGTATAAGCCAAGAGTATTTAGAATAGTCATCTACCAAGCAagcataatatttaaatttggcAAAAGATAAAGCAGGGTGGTCCCCATAAATCACAATGAACTTTTTCAAATACAAAGGGTACTTTTATTGGAAGACAAACTAAATGGAAATTTGCTCAATTTGCCTAATTGGCAGCTATCACATAAAAATTTAGAATGCAAGGAACCTTTAACATCAATAAGGTTCTTATTAAACAAAATAGAAATCGCAGAAGGTTGAGGGTGTCCTAATCGTTGATGCCATATGTCCGTTGTTCGGACCTAAATCGATTGGAAAAATATGCTTTGATTCACGATAAGATATAAAGGTTATTTTTCCGTGGCCCTTATAGCACTGCATTCGATCCTTATGTAAATAGAAACATTAGAAAATTCACAATTCACGGGATAATCATCTCATAATTGGCCTCTGAAAAGTAAATTCTTTTTAGAGCGAGAGCAGAAAAGACATTTGAAAGTGATAATTTTTGCTTTCTATAGGCGTCATTCCAACACCATCGATGGATAGAAACGTTCCATCGCCGATGGTTATGGAATCAGTCCATAATAGTCGATAAGTTTATGGAATAGATTTTGTTACTGTCATATGATTCGATGCACGAGTGCAACCCATCGGTATCTACAACATCGGTATCCAATGTGAGTGCCGAAAGAGCTTGAGCagtatgctttgtttttcttgtggaaTCCACAGCAAATCTTTGCGATGTGACCATCTCATTGCGATATTGACACACCGTTCTTATACGACTCGTTCACCTGGTGTCATTCTTCTACGACCCGGTAGGGAGGTCGTCGTTGGGAAGAATACGACTCTTTGTTTGGAAAAGGGTTTGCGTTTCTTTGGGCTTGAAAACCACGCCCTTGGGAATTAAATCTAGGACACCGATTCGAGGAATTACTGGATGAATTCTGTTGATTTCCATAAAAAGCCACAAGCGAAATAAGATCAAGACCAGATTCGTTCTGTGTGGAAAACCACACTCGTCGCTGGTCTAAATTCTTAAGTTGAGAGACTAGTTCATTAAAATTGGGTCGCGGTGGTTTAAGCATCGTCGTAGTAAACGTTTTCGGTCCCATCGTAAGGAGACAAAAGACTTTTTCTTCATCGGGTACTTTTTCCCGATAGCGGCTAAAGCTGTCGCGAGTTCTTTAAACAACGCAGATGTTCATTGATGGACAGTTTGTCATCTTTGCGAATTTAGGTCAATTGCTGTCTGAGGGTAAATTCCCTCTCTTGAGAATCTTGTGCATATGCATCTTTTAATGCACTCCAAACAGTATGAACTGTTTCTAGTCCGATGACAATTACGAGTGATTCCTCACTAAGGGTGCCATAGATCCACCCACGAAGTAATCTATCGACTTTTGCCACGCCTTGAAGATGTCGATTCTTTGTGGTTGATAGTTTTGGAATTGGATTGGGAGGGTACGAATTTACGATCTTGGAAAGCCATTAACCAAATGATTCGACAATTCCTGACTTTCAGCTAAACTCAAAAGTTGTTCTCTCCACAGAGGATAGTTTGATTGTTTGAgctttaaggtaacaaaattggcTACATTCAGAGAAGAAGCCATGGTGAGCAGATCgttgaggctctgataccaagataaCAAAGTGAAGAAGATGTAATTTTATTAATGTGAAACCTCAATGATCCAATTGACAGTATACATTCAgcttaaataaaaagaataataacAGAGGTTGCTGAAAAGGAGGAGAAAAATAATGAAGACTATCACTTGGAAGGGAACGAATTACCCAAAGAATCTCAACCACAAAGACTCATTCAAATATACAATATTTACAGAATTCACCTTATCACTCCTTTACTCAAGCCTAAAAACACGGCATCCTTATTTCTCCTGAGAGGCGGACTCGTCCTTATTACTCCTTGAGCTAATATCGTAGGAAAGTTGTTCCTCCTCTCAAAGAttgcctttatttttttttttaaagctatTTTTTCTAGTTATTAGTTTCTTTTAAAAAGTGGAAAATTAATAATCTTTATAATGATCTGTGAAGCATGGAAATTCCAGTAACTCCAAATACTGACATTTTCTCGTTTCGGAGACGGAAATGGCAGGACACATCCATGACAGGTGTCACACAAATCCCAAGGATTTGGTGTTTAAAGTTTTTTGGATTACTATTACTGTTACCATTGTTATTTAAcggatttttaaatttgtaaccGTAAAGGCCTATAAGGCCGTCATTTATAGTAACGGCTGTTACCCGACCGTGTGGTAAGGGCCATTGCTTTTCCAACTAAGAATTCTTAGTTTTTTCGGGCATATGAAATGCAGTAGAGGATACTTTTTTCGGGCAAAAACCTATCTTGGTTCATTTATTTTAGTACCTTTTTATAATCTTTTATTTTCTCACTAGGCAACTGAGTCATTTTCTCtcaactctctcaattttctCCACAATCAACTCAAGTGAAATTATTCATTTCTCTACAAATTTTTGAGCTCAAGAGCATGGATCATCTAATAGACAAGATAATTTTGAAGTAAAGGGAGATTGatggataaattattttttatatctaatttttagttatttttgaatATTTTTAGGTAAATgctcaaataattaaaaaataatatcaaaaaaagTTTAGGCTTTAATAATATTTACTAAGTATAAATTTAGGATTTGGTAAgattaaatttaagaaaaataaataatcatgAAATTAACTCTTGAAATTGATTTTCTAAATTAAATAGTAAGGTTACTACCTAATCACGTAGTAAGTTAATAACCTAATTACATGATAAGTAAGTTTACAACTTAAGCTAATGATCAAAACTCCCAATCCAAGTCCTAGGATCAAAATCAAGATAATCAAGAATCTCCTAGACATTCATTTTGGTTGTAATACGGTTAGTTGTTTATATTCTTCTTAGTTATTTTGGTTTTAAATTGATTGATACTAATGATATATAAGAATAGTGGATTTAATgtctttatttaatatatttgtgcTTGATATTTAGTTGTatattttagttttaattatatCTTTGAATATTTATTCATTTCATGAATTtcgtaaatttttcaaaaaaatttgcgTAGCGACAAGCCGTTTTTGTTACTGCTACTGTTACGTTATGGCCTTAACAGGTCCATTTCCATTTTACTCGCGACTGTGACTGCGAATACGGCCTTGGCTGTGATTTAAAACCTTGATCGCCCTACAAAACTCATCGATAAGCTACCCAAAGCCACCGTTAATCCCATCTTCTCTCGTGCCTGAGCTTGCTTGGATCGATCAATTGTTTCGCCAGTGTCAGAGAGTGGTTTTAGTCTCGTCAGTAATGTTCATATTGAGTAGGGGAGTTgatgaggagagagagagagagagagagaagagtggTGCCATGTACTTTCTTAGTCTTTGATTGGCTTACTTTgtttcctttttaatttcttttctttttatattctttttattttcaaaacttaataaaatataatagattataataaaataaaaagttctATGACAATTGTCCTATCTACTTGTACCATACTCATTCTAAATTTCTTTCTTAATAATTAAGCAAACTAAATTAAACAACACTATTAATATTAAcaatataaataaatgaaaatgctAACAATAACaagttaaatataattaaattatcaatataATAGCTTAATTAGTTCTAAATTAATTCCatatattcattttatttatgtatttttttattcaatatttataaatgtacctctatattttttatttttacatgttTCCCCATGTTTCTGTTTCCTATGTTTTTGAAAATGTTGTCTCCCCATATCCGTTTCTGCATTTGCTCGTGTCCATGTTTCCATTTTCGTGCTACATAGCTaatgatttctttctttctttgtttCACTTGATGTTAACTATGCCCTTTTTGTGTTGTTCAGAAAACTGCATGTTTTTCTAAATTTAGGCCTGCTTTTCTGTGTTACTCTCTTTATATAATGAGCATGTGAACTACActctttcaaaatttttctttattcttgAAACCATGGATATTATTTTCTGGCCTGAAACATGTTTGGCAATATTTTCTCTACAAACAAAATAATTCTATTTTAGTGTATGCGTGTGTGTTTTGGGGCCTTGGGGGTCAGGGACTGCTCTGTTTTCTGCATTTAAGATGAATTAGAATACATGAATACAACTAATAATATGAAAAGCTTGTGCTGCACAGCTCTACAGATATAGTTGGTTAATTGTTTCACATGAATGCCAAGTTGTATAAAAGTATGGTTGTGATTTATTCCCCCCTTTGATTCTTCATGTTCTTATTGGAATCATTTTGATAGTTTTTTGAATCTCTCTTATTTTTTTTGTTCAGTATATGTGATGGAGAGTCATGTGCATGCTTTCCTGTTCATTTTTTTTTGCCCCTTGTACAAATGGATGTTCTTCTTGTATTgatttatattgaaaatatctcTTGTATTGTTTCTAATTATTGATTTACTTTTTACAATGCAGGGGCTATGTTGGAATTCACAGTTCGGGATTCAGAGACTTCCTATTGAAGCCAGAACTTCTACGAGCCATTGTAGATTCTGGATTCGAGCATCCTTCAGAAGGCAAATTCTTTAGTCACGCCTTTGTATAAtctcaattattttattttttaattgttttatcaTTGTTACATCAAATGAGATGAAATGAATATGGTGATTTCCTAATTTCCAGCGTTTACCTTTTTTCTGACAGTACAATTAATGTAGCTGAAAATTTTCCATCTTGCATTATGCATTCATGTGGCCATTCTTCTCTTCTTTTGACTTGTTGTGTTTTACGTTTACAGGTAATAACTACTAACTATACTTGTTGGAAGTCATAATTTCAACAAGAAAACTCGTCTTGGTAAACCTTTCATTTAAAAGGATCTGGAAGGTCTTTATACTTACTGAGGATTCGTCCACTGCAATTTTATTTCCTTCATCAGTGCAACATGAGTGCATCCCTCAAGCTATATTAGGAATGGATGTACTCTGCCAAGCAAAATCTGGGATGGGGAAGACTGCTGTTTTTGTTCTATCAACTCTGCAGCAGATTGAGCCTGTTGCAGGTCAAGTTGCTGCACTTGTTCTTTGCCATACAAGAGAATTAGCATATCAGGTATGTCTCCTAGTTCTATTATATATCTTATGGAAGTTTATGGTTCTCAAGTGACTAATCTATGAAGTTTTTTTTTCCTCCCCTCGCATTTTGGATATCAATTTTGTCTTTTTGATTCTAAAGATCCCATGGTTTTTGTTTTTATAGATATGCCATGAATTTGAGAGGTTCAGTACCTATTTGCCAGATATAAAGGTTGCTGTGTTCTATGGTGGTGTCCATATCAAGGTTCACAAGGATATACTAAAAAATGAATGCCCCCATATCGTTGTTGGAACTCCTGGAAGAATATTGGCTCTAGCAAGAGATAAAGACCTTGGATTGAAGAATGTGAGGCATTTTATTCTAGACGAGTGTGATAAGATGCTTGAATCACTTGGTATGTTGCCTAGTTCTGATCCTCTAGAGAAaataacaatttttttctttcaattttatattattttaatatgtttgtTTCTTGCTGTGTGTTTGTGTCTTTTCCAGATATGAGGAGAGATGTGCAGCAGATTTTTAAGATGACTCCTCATGACAAGCAAGTAATGATGTTTTCAGCAACACTTAGCAAGGAAATTCGTCCTGTGTGCAAGAAATTTATGCAAGATGTAATGATTTCTTGCACTTAATGATATAATCTGAAAAGTTTATTATTGTTCTTTGCTTCACGTGTATGTTTGTTGATGGTACTTGTGACTTGCACATTCTGCTGTCAGGGAAGACAAAATTTGAAATGATATGTGGGTTAGATGCTGGGTTTGGAATTAGACCTTTGCACTTGGGGGTGTGGGGAAGGGGCAAGATAAAATGTAAAAAGGGATACATGTGAAAGTGCAATGTAGGTTTTATGTTTCTTTATGCTGAGCATCCAAATTACAATGTGTATGTGTATTGGCTTTTGGCTAATGCTATCCTACTGATTGCTGGttcttttctttaaaaaaaaataataattacgaTGTTTGATTCTTCCAGCCTATGGAAATTTATGTAGATGATGAGGCCAAGTTGACTCTTCATGGCCTTGTACAGGTATCTATAACATAATACCTCATTGAAGTTGAGCCATGGCAATCGATACTGTTTTATGCTAATTTAATGCTGGCTTTTTCCTTCTTTCAGCACTACATTAAACTGACTGAGATGGAGAAAAATCGCAAGTTGAATGACCTACTTGATGCCTTGGACTTCAATCAAGTAGTCATTTTTGTAAAAAGTGTTAACAGAGCAGCTGAGCTGAACAAATTATTGGTGGAGTGCAACTTCCCCTCAATATGCATCCACTCCGGAATGTCTCAGGAGGAAAGGTATTAATTCCATGTCACATGATGCTCTGTTAATGTGTACTATTATGTGTTGGCCTTTTTTCAAATGTGGTAGTCAAATTGGGTATCAGGATTAAttaccatgcaaaatttatttgcaGTTTTGAGTTGCCAACCGGCTGTTTGATTGGGTTGGGTGGGTTTGCTTTAATATAGGAGGCAATTAGCCAAAGTATGCAATCAAGTTCTTACATTATACTTTTTCCATGTAGTATGAGATTGTCTGGGTGTGTGATATTCTTTGGTTACTCTGTTATAAGGTTGACACGGTACAAGGGTTTCAAGGAGGGGCATAAGCGAATTCTTGTGGCAACTGATTTGGTTGGAAGAGGAATTGATATTGAACGTGTTAACATTGTTATCAACTACGATATGCCAGATTCAGCTGATACCTACCTGCATAGGGTATGCTGCATGTGCATTCTAGTATTTGgtcattataaattttttttttttttttggtaatatCTGTCTAGAAACTGCAAATGAACTTCATCTATCTTATAGAATTACATCTGCAATTTCAATTTGTTGACAATGATAGGTGGGGAGAGCTGGTAGGTTTGGCACCAAGGGTCTTGCAATTACATTTGTCTCTTCTGCATCTGACTCTGATGTTCTGAATCAGGTAAATTATTCTCCACTAGTTTTCCTTCgttatgacctagaagcattatacatttctgaggatttaacccaaaatcgtttagaatggagaaagagaatccatatagctgatcccaaattcttgggataaaggcttagttgagttttaTTGAGTtaagttttcttttccttcatTATTCATTAACATGTGATTTCTTAATAATCATGAATTACATCATAATGACTTCAGGTCCAAGCAAGGTTTGAGGTGGACATAAAGGAGCTCCCTGAGCAGATTGATACTTCCACATACAGTAAGATCCCATCTAGTCTCTATTTCTACTTTACTAGTATGCCATATTTATGATATGAAATCTAGTGGCTGGGATACAGTTATGTAGTTTGTAGACCTAGCTGGAAACATAATTTGCAGTGTCCTTGTGGATGTGAAtggttaaaatattaaataaagcgGATATTATTAAGTTTTTATCTTGAGCAACTCCAATTTTCTTCCCTCTGAGGCACTTCATTGTTACGAGTCTGACATTTTTTTCTTATCTTATATGCAGtgccatcataatttacatgtgCATTGAAGTTGAGCACTGATGTCATTGAGAGCTTGATTGATGGGGAAGTTCCATATGGCATTGATTCAATTATCTTGTAATATGTATTGTAGGGGATTCACGCAGGAGTATATTTTCTCTGGAGGTAGTTGATGACTTTAAATATTGAGCTTCTTGCTAAGTCGTTTAAATTTTGAAGTTAGTACTTTTTGGGACGTTTTTGGGTTATTGGATGGTCCCTTATTGTTTACCTTGCCTTTGCATGTTGTATTCTATATTCTGATTTTTGTTGGGCTATTGCATAGTTAAAACTTTGTTGAAGAATTTTAGCTATTAATTCTTTCTAAATCCTAAATTGATGGCATTTTTATTGTGCATCTGGAAAACAACCGGCACATTTGTTTCGTTCTGCCATTGGTTTGCTTTTCCAGTGGCTGGCATTCTCTTCAGCCACTAGTTTCAGAGTTTTAAGCTAAGTGGAATGTCAGAGTAAAAAATGGAAAAAAGATTGGGTGAGGAAATTAGAAAATTTGGAGTGACCATTTTCAAATCTGTCTCAAACGCACCATTTCCTGCTACCTTTTCCGTAGGGTTATTGTGGACCTGTTCGATCTAGATGAAGCCGAAGTGGAGTGTTTTGTCATTCTTTTGACCTCCATAAGCGCAGGCTTAAACGTTGAAATTTTTGCCCGTATGAACATGGATGAATTCGGAGTGCTGAATTCCTTTCTCGAGGCAACTCTCAAATCTTGTGATGCATAGATTGGTTGCATAATTGAACGTGATTGCAGGTTTTATATATCATCCCTCGGTCATGTGTCCTATCATAGCAAGTGAGACGTTTAGGTTTTGTAGTGATGTCTTGTTTGTCATAGTCACCTTGAGGTGACTTGGGACGCTAGTCGGTCATTTTGTACTTGGGTGGAGTCCATAATTAGTCCCTTGTAGGTCATATGTTGCTCGTCTCATGAACTAGGGGTTACATTTAAGGATAATATACTTTTCTTTCATTACAGTTCTACTCATCATATAATTTTAGATGTAATTAACAAatttaaatacttaaaaaaatgtGTTTATGACAATTAATTTATTAACTGGTAGAATATCAACTATTAAATGATCTTCTACTTAAATTAAATTCACTTCTTTTGAAATAAATCATTTTTAacaaaagaattaaaattaaattctcACGTAATCATACATTATTTTTAttcattaaaaatgaaaaattttttaagttaTAATAATGGGATTTGcaaattttaattgtttttatACTCTAATTGCAATCggcaattaattatataaaatttttttattagcctATTGATGCCCCTTTATTTCTTAGAAATTATATACGCTTGTGTAAAGGTGGCTTCTACTTCCACTGTGACTTAGAAATTGTagcattataattaatattagttattatttatattaatttaatttttaattaaatttaaaaattttttaatagaaTTATACTCCTTGATAAaacaaaatttgaatttaaataagaaatcaatttaaaccaatttaatcaattaaattaaaaatttttaataatacttGTAGGATAAGGATTATAAAATCACTAAATTAGAGATTATAAATGAATTTTTGGTGTAAGTAGAATtactattataataatattaaaatttttatttatattaaatatttaaaaattaaaattatttatagattAGTGATGAGTATAATATTGCTAAATGTATTAATGGCGAATTAGTATGGATAAATCTCTCACTGCTACAAGTATTATGGATGGATTTATtgctatttttataaataatataaattatgatgatATTTTTGACAATCTCATCATTTtcttttcctaaatttttatatattatagattttttcttttttagctTACCAGTTTTACTCTCACataattaacaaatttaaatGCTTGAAAAGAATAACATGATTATGACAAAATAAGTTTATTACATGACAACatataaaaaagaattaaattcttttattttaaatataaatattgataaaaaaaattaattgaattaaattcttataaaatatcATTTTCAAATAGGagattatgaaattaaataatctTCTACTTAAATCAGATTAtgacattttctttcttttatcttATTAGAGATGATATGGAAAAGAAACTAGGAATAATGGAATATAGATCCACTTGGATTTTATTCCTCCAGAAGCCAACATTGATCACCTTATATGTAGCTTTTGTGTTAGATCAATGCACTCGCATTGCATTAGGAAATTGGTTTCTCTTGCTctatctctctttcatttttctcagATATACAATGGTAAGGACTAAGCAGTACTATATCTCAGTTACCAACAATTCAAGTTTATAATATGAAATCTATGCAGAGTTATTCATCATTTGAACTCAAATTCTTTTCATTTTGCAGTATCCATTTACCATTCTCTATATTTTGAGCTTAGTCTCAGCAATGTTTAATGTCGTTTCAAGTTCAAGTACTTACAATGTTCTAAGTTATGGGGCAGTTGGCAATGGAAATGCAGATGATACGCTGGTGAAACATCTATATATCTCTTCTATTTTTGGTTGGTTTTGATTATTTGTTCTTAATGCGATGAATATTTGCTGATAATTAAACTTTTCCTGGAATTTGTGAACTGCAGGCATTTGTTAGGGCATGGAATGACACATGTAAGGATTCAGACACACCTACCATGATCATTCCTGAGGGAAATACATTTTTGGTGTATCCTATAACCCTTTTAGGCCCTTGCAATTCCAGCAAAATCAATGTCCAGGTAAATAAAAGGTATGCAGTAAATGAAATTCCAAGCATCATGGGTTATTTTAGTACTTGAACCTAACTTAAATATTTCTTCATTGCGAGTTAATACTCCATGTCAACTGATTGACAGTAACTTCatattcaggacaccaaatgataattttttaaagaattttttttttttttcctatttgcaGAGATTAAGAGTAACACTCTTGTTTCTTGCAGCTATCAGGAAAGATAATAGCCCCTGATGATCCCAATGACTGGAAGGGAAAAGATTTTGGAGAGTGGTTAACCTTTCGATACGTAAATGGACTGGAAGTGGCTGGCGGTGGC contains:
- the LOC110659150 gene encoding DEAD-box ATP-dependent RNA helicase 15 isoform X1 is translated as MLTGKMGEVKDNDAYEEELLDYEEEIENAPDSVSAKAAAESAKKGYVGIHSSGFRDFLLKPELLRAIVDSGFEHPSEVQHECIPQAILGMDVLCQAKSGMGKTAVFVLSTLQQIEPVAGQVAALVLCHTRELAYQICHEFERFSTYLPDIKVAVFYGGVHIKVHKDILKNECPHIVVGTPGRILALARDKDLGLKNVRHFILDECDKMLESLDMRRDVQQIFKMTPHDKQVMMFSATLSKEIRPVCKKFMQDPMEIYVDDEAKLTLHGLVQHYIKLTEMEKNRKLNDLLDALDFNQVVIFVKSVNRAAELNKLLVECNFPSICIHSGMSQEERLTRYKGFKEGHKRILVATDLVGRGIDIERVNIVINYDMPDSADTYLHRVGRAGRFGTKGLAITFVSSASDSDVLNQVQARFEVDIKELPEQIDTSTYMPS
- the LOC110659150 gene encoding DEAD-box ATP-dependent RNA helicase 15 isoform X2, whose protein sequence is MLTGKMGEVKDNDAYEEELLDYEEEIENAPDSVSAKAAAESAKKGYVGIHSSGFRDFLLKPELLRAIVDSGFEHPSEVQHECIPQAILGMDVLCQAKSGMGKTAVFVLSTLQQIEPVAGQVAALVLCHTRELAYQICHEFERFSTYLPDIKVAVFYGGVHIKVHKDILKNECPHIVVGTPGRILALARDKDLGLKNVRHFILDECDKMLESLDMRRDVQQIFKMTPHDKQVMMFSATLSKEIRPVCKKFMQDPMEIYVDDEAKLTLHGLVQHYIKLTEMEKNRKLNDLLDALDFNQVVIFVKSVNRAAELNKLLVECNFPSICIHSGMSQEESFELPTGCLIGLGGFALI